The DNA segment TGGAGAGCAGCAGAGGGTGGCCATCGCCCGTGCGTTCGTCAACCGGCCGCTCGTGTTGCTTGCCGACGAGCCGACGGGAAACCTCGATCCCGACACCAGCCAGGACATCATGCTGCTGCTGGAGCGCATCAATCGCACCGGCACCACCGTCCTGATGGCGACCCACGACCACTCCATCGTCGACTCAATGCGCCGCCGCGTCGTCGAACTGCACCTCGGCAAGGTGATTCGTGACGACAAGCGAGGGGTGTACGGCGTCGGTCGCTGATCCCCCGCAGCGACCAGCCGGCATCCGGTAACAACCCGCCCACCCCGAAAGCCCCCGACCCAAGGAAACCCTTCCTCCGATGCGCGCCAGTTTCGTGTTCAGCGAGGTCATCACCGGTCTCCGCCGGAATATCACGATGACCATCGCGATGATCCTCACCACCGCCATCTCGCTGGGTATGTTCGGCGGTGGCCTGCTCTTCGTCCGAACGATCGACAAGATGAAGGTGGACTACCTCGACGATGTCGAGGTCACGGTCTTCCTCACCGAAGACATCAGTGCCAACGACCAGAACTGCACCGGTGAGCCGTGCGCGACCATCCGGCAGTCCCTTGAACAGAACCAGGCCGTCGAGTCGGTCGTCTACGAAGACAGGGCGCAGGCATACGAGCGGTTCAAGCGCATCTTCGAGGGCCAGCCCGAACTCGTCGAACTGGCAAGGCCGGAGGCTCTGCCCGCCTCGTTGCACGTCAAATTGTTCGATCCGGCGCGAAGTGACGTCGTCGTGCAGGAGTACGCCGATCAGGCCGGTGTGGCCAAGGTGGACGAC comes from the Prauserella marina genome and includes:
- the ftsX gene encoding permease-like cell division protein FtsX encodes the protein MRASFVFSEVITGLRRNITMTIAMILTTAISLGMFGGGLLFVRTIDKMKVDYLDDVEVTVFLTEDISANDQNCTGEPCATIRQSLEQNQAVESVVYEDRAQAYERFKRIFEGQPELVELARPEALPASLHVKLFDPARSDVVVQEYADQAGVAKVDDQNKFLDRFFGLLNAGRNGTFIIALIAALAAVLLIANTIQVSAYTRRTEVGIMRLVGATRWYTQLPFLLEAVVAGVSGAILGIGGLVALKYVVLDRILEATGGAIPKVELIDVLFPVAPILIGVSMLISAITGYVTLRLYVRH